In the genome of Lacerta agilis isolate rLacAgi1 chromosome 2, rLacAgi1.pri, whole genome shotgun sequence, one region contains:
- the LOC117042825 gene encoding LOW QUALITY PROTEIN: reactive oxygen species modulator 1-like (The sequence of the model RefSeq protein was modified relative to this genomic sequence to represent the inferred CDS: substituted 1 base at 1 genomic stop codon), giving the protein MPVTVGPXGQSQPSCFDRVKMGFMMGFAVGMAAGALFGTFSCLRFGMRGRELMGGVGKTMMQSGGTFGTFMAIGMGIRC; this is encoded by the coding sequence ATGCCTGTGACAGTGGGGCCATAAGGCCAGTCCCAACCCAGTTGCTTTGACAGAGTGAAAATGGGCTTCATGATGGGCTTTGCTGTTGGTATGGCAGCAGGTGCACTGTTCGGCACATTTTCATGTCTCAGGTTTGGCATGAGAGGGAGAGAACTGATGGGTGGTGTTGGCAAAACCATGATGCAGAGTGGTGGAACTTTTGGGACATTTATGGCAATTGGCATGGGAATCCGCTGTTAA